CGAGCTTACCGGTTAGCAACATGATTAACTGCACAAAAGCAGCTGCAATCAGCGCTAATGGCCATCCCATCAACAACATGATGCCTGTGTATCCCAGAATGTGAAAATGCATACCGGGAAGAATACCGGCTCGCATCTGCCAGAACACGGCCAGCACCACCACACTGCCCCAGAAGAAGTGCTGTGTACCACGATACTCTTTTAGCGCATCCCAACTTACGGCGCGTGCGGCAAACGCCATTACCAACAAACTGACAACGGCCGTTGTCAACAACAGACTGTAAGGTATAAAACGAACAACAGAATCAAAACTGGATTCGGCCATCTGAATACATCTCTGTTCAGGTCAGAGTGAAAAAGTCATAGCGGTAAGCCAAGTAGCAGGGCGTCTTCGCGCCCAGAGCTTTTGCCGCTTTCATCAAATACAGGGTAGTAGTTGGTGCGCCGGCCTAACTCGCAAAAGCCGGCTTTTTCGTATAACGCAATTCCCACGTGATTACTTTCCCGAACCTCAAGAAATATCTGCTCAGCCTGATGGCGCTGTGCCTGCGCGATCACCTGATTGAGCATCTTACTGCCCAAACCCCGGCCCTGCATGTCAGGGTGCACAGCAATCGTCAGTAACTCGGCTTCACCGGCTATGGCAGAAACCACAGAGTGTGCCTGAATAACGCCAGCCTCCTCACACACCCAACAGGTGTCGGGTTTTTCCAGATAGCGTTGCATAATACTGGCTGCCCAGGGATGGGAATGCGCAGCTTGTTCGACCCGCATAATGGCATCCAGATCTGACCGAAGTGCCGGACGAATCACAGCTGACCATCCTGAGCCAGAAGAACTTGCCACAAGCGGCGTTTCTCTGATGCAGACTGCATAACCGACTGAGTATCGGCAGCGACAAACGACAATTGAGCTCCGCACTGAGGCAACCACTCCTGTGCGGCGTCGCCAAAGGCAATCAGATATTGAACCCCTTGGCCGGCAAAATGTTGCCATTGGGCAGACAGTGCCTGTTGTGCCACTGCGCGCCCCTGATCCTGATGACTGGATTCAATAAATGGCCAGCGGAAACACAGAGGTGCCTGCATTATTTCAATGGGTTGCCTCATACCCATCATCACTCGATGAGCAAACCGCATCATGGAATCGAGCTGCTGAGCATCACTGCAAACCCATAAACCGCGTTGACCGATGCGCAAGAAGTGTAATTCGAACCGGGGAGGAGTCAGGTCGGTCGGCGCTGAGTTCGCCACTGGCAATTCTGTAACCACGGATTCTTCCGCCACCGGCTGAGTAGCTGGCTGCGAAGCAGCCAACTTTTCAGCGACTTTAGTGGCTGCATCACCAACCGCCAGCAACTCCGCTGCCATGACAGGCGGGATGTGATGGGATTGAGCGAATTGCTCAACTTCCGCATGAGAATGGTGGTTGGCTGCAACCGGTGGAAGCCAGCGGGGTGCCGGAGCATGAGGCAGAGGCTCACGCGGCATCCACTGAGTGATACCCATTGCCTGCAAATAATCGAGCCGAGTTTGCTCCAGCATAGAAATAAGACTTATACGCCTTCAGCTTGAGGATGCCGACGTTCGCCACCATCCAACAGATTCAACGCATGAATGTAGGCCTTAGCAGACGCAATAACGATATCGGTATCAGCACCGTTACCGTTAACAATACGCCCACCTTTTTCCAAACGAACGGTCACTTCACCCTGAGAATCGGTTCCCTCAGTGATCGCATTCACAGAATACAACAACAGATTAGCTCCGGATTGAGCAACCGCTTCAATCGCTTTGAAGGAGGCATCGACCGGACCACTGCCGTCAGACTTGTTCTTGAATTCTTCACCATTACGGCTCACTACCACTTCCGATACCGGGGTCTCGCCCGTTGCAGAGTGGCTCTCCAGTGATACCAGCTTGTAAACATCCTCAACCGCGGCCGCCTTAGCTTCCGATACTAACGCCTGTAAATCTTCGTCGAATATCTCATGCTTTTTATCGGCCAGATCTTTAAATCGGGCAAAAGCTTCATTCAGTGCAGCGTCGGTATCGAAGGTAACACCCAACTCTTCCAGACGACTGCGAAAAGCAGCACGACCCGAGTGTTTACCCATAACCATTTTGTTAGCGCCCCAGCCCACATCCTCCGCTTTCATAATTTCGTAAGTTTCACGGTGTTTCAGCACGCCATCCTGATGAATACCGGACTCATGAGCAAAGGCATTAGCGCCAACAATTGCTTTGTTCGGCTGTACCGGAAAACCGGTAATGGATGACACAAGGCGGGAAGTCGGGACAATATGAGTAGTATCAATACCCGTAGTAATATCGAACAAATCACTGCGGGTGCGGGTCGCCATTACCAACTCTTCCAAAGACGCGTTACCGGCACGCTCACCCAGACCATTAATCGTGCATTCGACCTGGCGTGCGCCGTTGGCGACCGCAGATAAAGAGTTCGCCACCGCTAAACCTAAGTCATTATGGCAATGGACAGAGAAGATCGCTTTATCAGCATTAGGGATGCGTTCAATCAGTGTTTTGATCTTTGCGCCAAACTCTTCCGGAATCGCATAACCAACGGTATCTGGAATATTAATAGTGGAAGCACCAGCATCAATGGCGGCTTCAATAATACGACTCAGAAAATCGATTTCGGAACGGCCAGCGTCTTCGCAGGAAAACTCAACGTCATCAACAAAGCCACGCGCTTTTTTCACCGCATACACCGCTTGTTCAATCACCTGATCCGGCTGCATACGCAACTTATACTTCATGTGAATAGGCGAGGTAGCGATAAAGGTATGAATACGTGCCCGCTCGGCTTCTTTCAACGCTGCCGCGGCGTGTTCCAGGTCACGATCAACAGCGCGAGCCAGCGAGCAAATAGTACTCTCACGAACGTTTGCAGCCACCGCCTGAATGGCTTCAAAGTCTCCGGGGCTGGCAGCGGCAAAACCGGC
The Saccharospirillaceae bacterium genome window above contains:
- the rimI gene encoding ribosomal protein S18-alanine N-acetyltransferase; translated protein: MIRPALRSDLDAIMRVEQAAHSHPWAASIMQRYLEKPDTCWVCEEAGVIQAHSVVSAIAGEAELLTIAVHPDMQGRGLGSKMLNQVIAQAQRHQAEQIFLEVRESNHVGIALYEKAGFCELGRRTNYYPVFDESGKSSGREDALLLGLPL
- a CDS encoding 2-isopropylmalate synthase, which codes for MSQQDRLVIFDTTMRDGEQSPGASMTKDEKIRIGKALEKMRVDVIEAGFAAASPGDFEAIQAVAANVRESTICSLARAVDRDLEHAAAALKEAERARIHTFIATSPIHMKYKLRMQPDQVIEQAVYAVKKARGFVDDVEFSCEDAGRSEIDFLSRIIEAAIDAGASTINIPDTVGYAIPEEFGAKIKTLIERIPNADKAIFSVHCHNDLGLAVANSLSAVANGARQVECTINGLGERAGNASLEELVMATRTRSDLFDITTGIDTTHIVPTSRLVSSITGFPVQPNKAIVGANAFAHESGIHQDGVLKHRETYEIMKAEDVGWGANKMVMGKHSGRAAFRSRLEELGVTFDTDAALNEAFARFKDLADKKHEIFDEDLQALVSEAKAAAVEDVYKLVSLESHSATGETPVSEVVVSRNGEEFKNKSDGSGPVDASFKAIEAVAQSGANLLLYSVNAITEGTDSQGEVTVRLEKGGRIVNGNGADTDIVIASAKAYIHALNLLDGGERRHPQAEGV